One part of the Neisseria zalophi genome encodes these proteins:
- a CDS encoding VWA domain-containing protein produces MDKNTNVNTVINGTSQNDVLHGTNGNDTIYGLGGNDVLIGRDGHDSLYGGSGNDRLYGGNDNDILHGGEGRDVMRGQAGDDIYYVDNIGDTVIEAANEGTDTIYSSVSYTASPNVENLALIGSDRINGTGNNGDNVLAGNSNYNRLNGGRGNDTIYGNRGEDTIDGGEGNDKLYGGADRDNIFGGNGNDLLDGGEGKDVMRGQAGDDVYYVDNVGDTVIEAANEGTDTIYSSVSYTASQNVENLTLTGNDRINGTGNNSDNILVGNDNYNRLNGGRGNDTIYGNGGEDTIDGGEGDDKLYGGADRDNIFGGSGNDLLDGGEGKDVMRGQAGDDVYYVDNVGDTVIEAANEGTDTIYSSVSYTASQNVENLTLTGNDRINGTGNNSDNILVGNDNYNRLNGGRGNDTIYGNGGEDTIDGGDGDDKLYGGADRDNIFGGNGNDLLDGGEGRDVMRGQAGDDVYYVDNVGDTVIEAANEGTDTIYSSVSYTASQNVENLILTGNDRINGTGNNSDNILVGNDNYNRLNGGRGNDTIYGNGGEDTIDGGEGDDRIDGGADRDNIFGGSGNDILRGGEGKDVVNGGDGDDSLVVVGNLTAGSKSTNAAYDAVLGTSLAKMAGTDWNEVVDGEILRGGNGTDTLYVFGTTDLSKAILESIEKIEMPSDVTMTADQLSAVEVSGDKVGTLRVKEESAEKVIVLDDQQLNGIRQLDIGSNVVIEVKNIDSLNGIHIISGEGTLRFTEATELTTDHTITGTVTVINADGTPAAGKAEVLDHIASATDNDTVVTEVKDLDYQDQLSDEVKDSSDTVLVLQGSEGNDFLEGSSSNDALNGANGNDILVGRDGNDIFVIEGAGKKTIIDGGSNQDIDTIVFHNAKEGVNIDLSQFKGNVGSDTTIQIGAGDSGGVAGAAGDKTNLMLIIDTSGSMSGQNMLNAQKAAIELIDKYGQVGNMAIRIIGFDSDGFVQFNGVDSWMNKEDAVKAINTLYAGGGTNYYAALDTAEQAFISNRGNIFHEDGQNFSMFLSDGYPNSPIQMPRQLQWEDFAIKYQIVSHAIGFGGIYSKDALEPIAFDGTKVVNTTDNHDPGQIDPILEGDIDKLSTTVTGTAKTDFIENVGGSNHDDTIVGNSLNNEIRAGAGNDILDGREGNDKLYGQAGDDTYVFSRGYGQDVIIDHQGDNAIHFKGLNAGDVSIQSSQDAAGHESWTIQINGTNDSITIDHQIHGSDVAVNSFVFEDGTLSNTEFAQLNGMGTTNIMGASAENSNLVVHSHNLPADKAELIDISDASGGLLESSNDGVLDSQLNGLLPEPVATGSIGAADTVAYAATEAAVYVDDNVQNTAVI; encoded by the coding sequence ATGGATAAAAATACCAATGTAAATACGGTTATTAACGGGACATCTCAAAACGATGTTCTACATGGTACAAACGGTAACGACACCATTTACGGATTGGGTGGTAATGATGTACTTATCGGCCGAGATGGTCATGACTCACTTTATGGTGGTTCTGGTAACGATCGGCTCTATGGCGGGAACGATAATGACATACTCCATGGTGGAGAGGGTCGTGATGTCATGCGCGGTCAAGCTGGTGACGATATTTATTATGTCGACAATATCGGCGATACCGTGATTGAAGCCGCCAATGAAGGTACCGATACCATTTACAGCAGCGTCAGCTATACCGCTTCACCAAACGTTGAAAATCTGGCCTTAATAGGTAGCGACCGTATCAACGGCACAGGTAATAACGGTGATAACGTATTAGCTGGTAACAGCAACTACAACCGCCTCAATGGTGGTCGTGGTAACGATACTATTTATGGCAATCGTGGTGAAGACACCATCGACGGTGGCGAAGGTAACGACAAACTCTACGGTGGTGCCGACCGTGACAATATCTTCGGCGGCAACGGCAATGACTTGCTCGACGGCGGTGAAGGTAAAGATGTAATGCGCGGCCAGGCCGGTGATGATGTTTATTATGTCGACAATGTCGGCGATACCGTGATCGAAGCGGCTAATGAAGGTACCGACACCATTTACAGTAGCGTCAGCTATACCGCTTCACAAAACGTTGAAAACCTGACCTTAACCGGCAACGACCGCATTAATGGTACCGGTAACAACAGCGATAATATCTTGGTCGGTAACGACAACTACAACCGCCTCAACGGTGGCCGTGGTAACGACACCATCTACGGTAACGGTGGCGAAGATACCATCGACGGTGGCGAAGGCGACGACAAACTCTACGGTGGTGCCGACCGTGACAATATCTTCGGCGGCAGCGGCAATGACTTGCTCGACGGCGGTGAAGGTAAAGATGTAATGCGCGGCCAAGCCGGTGATGATGTTTATTATGTCGACAATGTCGGCGATACCGTGATCGAAGCGGCTAATGAAGGTACCGACACCATTTACAGTAGCGTCAGCTATACCGCTTCGCAAAACGTTGAAAACCTGACCTTAACCGGCAACGACCGCATTAATGGTACTGGTAACAACAGCGATAATATCTTGGTCGGCAACGACAACTACAACCGCCTCAACGGTGGCCGTGGTAACGACACCATCTACGGTAACGGTGGCGAAGATACCATCGACGGTGGCGACGGTGACGACAAACTCTACGGCGGTGCCGACCGTGACAATATCTTCGGCGGTAACGGCAACGATTTGCTCGACGGCGGTGAAGGTAGAGATGTGATGCGCGGCCAGGCCGGTGATGATGTTTATTATGTCGACAATGTCGGCGATACCGTGATCGAAGCGGCCAATGAAGGTACCGATACCATCTACAGCAGTGTCAGCTATACCGCTTCACAAAATGTGGAAAACCTGATTTTGACCGGTAACGACCGCATTAATGGTACCGGTAACAACAGCGATAACATCTTGGTCGGCAACGACAACTACAACCGCCTCAACGGTGGCCGCGGTAACGACACCATCTACGGCAACGGCGGTGAAGACACCATTGACGGCGGAGAGGGTGACGACAGAATCGACGGTGGTGCAGACCGTGACAATATCTTCGGCGGCAGCGGCAACGATATATTGCGTGGCGGTGAAGGAAAAGACGTTGTGAACGGTGGTGACGGTGATGACTCTCTGGTTGTTGTCGGCAATCTGACTGCTGGCAGCAAATCTACCAACGCAGCTTATGACGCCGTTTTAGGTACCTCTCTTGCCAAAATGGCCGGTACTGATTGGAATGAAGTTGTAGACGGCGAAATTCTGCGTGGTGGCAACGGCACCGATACGCTCTATGTATTCGGCACAACCGATTTGAGCAAAGCGATTTTGGAGAGTATTGAAAAAATCGAAATGCCTTCCGATGTCACTATGACAGCAGACCAATTGTCAGCAGTAGAGGTAAGCGGCGATAAAGTCGGCACTTTACGTGTTAAAGAAGAAAGTGCCGAGAAAGTTATCGTATTGGATGACCAACAGCTCAACGGCATCAGACAACTCGATATCGGCAGCAATGTAGTTATTGAAGTTAAAAATATCGATTCGCTCAACGGTATCCATATTATCAGTGGCGAAGGCACCTTGCGCTTCACTGAAGCAACCGAGCTGACAACCGACCATACGATTACCGGAACAGTTACAGTGATCAATGCCGACGGCACACCGGCCGCAGGCAAAGCCGAAGTGCTGGATCATATCGCTTCTGCAACAGACAATGATACGGTCGTGACAGAAGTCAAAGATTTGGATTACCAAGACCAGCTCTCTGACGAAGTAAAAGATAGCAGTGACACTGTTCTCGTTTTACAAGGTTCGGAAGGAAATGATTTTCTTGAAGGCAGCAGTTCAAATGATGCATTAAACGGCGCAAACGGCAACGATATTTTAGTCGGCCGTGATGGTAACGATATATTTGTGATTGAAGGCGCCGGCAAGAAAACCATTATCGACGGCGGCAGCAACCAAGATATTGATACCATTGTGTTCCACAATGCAAAAGAGGGTGTGAATATCGATCTGAGCCAATTTAAAGGCAATGTCGGTAGCGATACCACTATTCAAATCGGTGCGGGAGACAGCGGTGGCGTAGCAGGTGCGGCCGGCGACAAAACTAACTTGATGCTGATTATTGACACATCGGGCAGCATGAGCGGCCAAAACATGCTAAATGCACAAAAAGCAGCCATTGAGTTAATCGATAAATACGGGCAGGTGGGCAATATGGCTATTCGTATTATCGGCTTTGATAGCGATGGTTTTGTACAGTTTAACGGCGTAGATTCGTGGATGAATAAAGAAGATGCCGTTAAAGCCATTAATACTCTGTATGCTGGCGGCGGCACCAACTACTATGCTGCCTTGGATACTGCCGAGCAAGCATTTATAAGCAACAGAGGAAATATCTTCCATGAAGACGGACAGAATTTCTCTATGTTCCTTTCAGACGGCTATCCCAACTCGCCCATTCAAATGCCACGGCAACTGCAATGGGAAGATTTTGCCATTAAATACCAAATTGTTTCACATGCTATCGGCTTCGGCGGCATTTACTCCAAAGATGCTTTAGAACCTATTGCATTTGATGGTACAAAAGTAGTCAACACCACCGACAATCACGATCCCGGTCAAATCGACCCGATTTTGGAAGGTGATATCGATAAATTGTCCACAACCGTTACCGGTACGGCAAAAACCGACTTTATTGAAAACGTCGGAGGCTCAAACCATGACGATACCATTGTCGGCAACAGCCTGAACAATGAAATCCGAGCCGGTGCGGGCAACGATATCCTTGATGGCCGTGAAGGCAACGATAAGCTTTATGGTCAAGCCGGTGACGATACCTACGTCTTCAGCCGTGGTTATGGTCAGGATGTGATTATCGACCACCAAGGTGATAACGCTATCCACTTTAAAGGCCTGAATGCCGGAGATGTCAGCATCCAATCCAGTCAGGATGCAGCAGGCCATGAGTCTTGGACCATTCAGATTAACGGTACTAACGACAGCATCACTATCGACCACCAAATCCATGGTTCGGATGTCGCCGTCAACAGCTTTGTGTTTGAAGACGGTACCTTAAGCAATACCGAGTTCGCCCAACTCAATGGTATGGGTACCACCAATATCATGGGGGCTTCCGCCGAAAACAGCAATCTGGTTGTCCACAGCCACAACCTACCTGCTGATAAAGCTGAGCTCATTGATATTTCAGATGCTTCCGGCGGCCTGCTTGAAAGCAGCAACGACGGTGTATTGGACAGCCAGCTTAACGGCCTGCTGCCCGAACCGGTTGCCACCGGCAGTATCGGTGCAGCCGACACCGTAGCTTATGCAGCTACTGAAGCAGCTGTTTATGTGGACGATAATGTTCAAAATACCGCCGTTATTTAA
- the dnaE gene encoding DNA polymerase III subunit alpha — MTDPIYIPLRLHTEFSITDGTVRIKDAVKKAVSDGLPALGISDLMNMFGLVKFYKACRSAGIKPVAAADVWIENPDAPDKPFRAMLVVKNDAGYLRLSELLTAAYVGNDRNTEHAELRQSWLETGDNSGLICLSGAHYGEVGVNLINGHPDAAKAAAQKYAAWFPNAFYLELQRLPERPQWETSVSGSVEIAAELDLPVVATHPTQFLNRDDFQAHEARVCIAGGWVLADKKRPHEFTPGQFFISPEVMAERFADLPEALQNSVEIAKRCNLTITLGKNFLPLFPTPDGLSLDDYLTQLANEGLQERMIQLYPDEAERKQKMPEYQTRLDFELGIIIQMGFPGYFLIVQDFINWAKNNGCPVGPGRGSGAGSLVAYSLKITDLDPLKYALLFERFLNPERVSMPDFDIDFCQSNRGRVIEYVRGKYGADAVSQIVTFGTMSSKAVIRDVGRVLELPFGLCDRLSKLIPLEANRPVSLDKAMEMEPEIKQLIDDEDAGELIELAKKLEDLTRGLGMHAGGVLIAPGKISDFSPVYQADESASPVSMYDKGDVEDVGLVKFDFLGLRNLTIIEMAQNFIKQTTGETVDVGKITLDDPAAYKIFSTANTTAVFQFESTGMKKMLQKAKPTKFEEIIAFVSLYRPGPMDLIPDFIDRMHGAKFEYLHPLLSEVLAPTYGIMVYQEQVMQSAQVVGGYSLGGADLLRRAMGKKKPEEMAKHREIFAEGAQKQGISKAKADEIFDYMEKFAGYGFNKSHAAAYSLVAYQTAWLKAHYPAEFMAATMSSELDNTDQLKHFYDDARANGITFLAPDINESDYLFTPDNQRRIRYALGAVKGVGEGAVEAIVEARNTGGAFKDLLDFCERVDRGHLNKRTVESLVRAGAFDTLNPNRAMLLANIDLAIHNAEQKTANANQGGLFDFIEDAIEPVQMEAVPEWSESEKLAEEKQVLGFYFSGHPFGPYAEEVRQIAPTRLSRLKPQDNVRVAGFTTAVRTMMGKRGKIAFATLEDQNGQVEVMISGHVLEESAGRLKADQVLIMECKVSRDDYNGGDALRIMANQVMTLQSARERYARSLSLNLGPDHDITQLAALLNEHHLPDTGHIPIRLSYSNHAASGDLKISPKWTVTPSAALFDSLESLLGGRSVRVNW, encoded by the coding sequence ATGACCGATCCGATTTATATCCCCCTGCGCCTGCATACCGAATTTTCGATTACCGACGGTACGGTGCGCATCAAAGATGCCGTTAAAAAAGCCGTTTCAGACGGCCTGCCTGCTTTGGGTATCAGCGATTTGATGAATATGTTCGGGCTGGTCAAGTTTTATAAAGCCTGCCGGAGTGCCGGCATCAAACCGGTGGCTGCGGCCGATGTATGGATTGAAAACCCCGATGCGCCCGACAAACCTTTCCGTGCCATGTTGGTGGTCAAAAACGATGCCGGATACCTGCGTTTGAGTGAGTTGCTAACCGCGGCCTATGTCGGTAACGACCGCAATACCGAACACGCCGAGCTGCGCCAAAGCTGGCTTGAAACAGGCGACAACAGCGGTTTAATCTGCTTATCCGGCGCACACTACGGCGAAGTAGGCGTCAACCTGATCAACGGCCATCCCGATGCTGCCAAAGCGGCCGCCCAAAAATATGCGGCATGGTTTCCGAATGCTTTCTATCTGGAGCTGCAACGCCTACCCGAACGGCCGCAATGGGAAACTTCGGTTTCCGGCAGTGTCGAGATTGCCGCCGAGTTGGATTTGCCGGTGGTCGCCACCCATCCGACCCAATTTTTAAACCGTGACGACTTTCAGGCACACGAAGCGCGGGTATGCATTGCCGGCGGTTGGGTGCTGGCCGATAAAAAACGCCCGCACGAATTTACCCCCGGCCAATTTTTTATTTCCCCCGAAGTGATGGCGGAACGTTTTGCCGATTTGCCCGAAGCCCTGCAAAACTCGGTAGAAATTGCCAAACGCTGTAATCTGACCATTACTTTAGGTAAAAACTTCCTGCCTTTATTCCCGACTCCCGACGGCTTGTCGCTCGATGATTATCTGACACAACTGGCCAACGAAGGCTTGCAGGAACGCATGATCCAACTTTATCCGGATGAAGCCGAACGCAAACAAAAAATGCCCGAATATCAGACACGTTTGGATTTCGAGCTGGGTATTATTATTCAAATGGGTTTTCCCGGCTATTTCCTTATCGTACAAGACTTTATCAACTGGGCTAAAAACAACGGCTGCCCCGTCGGCCCCGGGCGCGGTTCCGGTGCCGGCTCGCTGGTAGCCTATTCGCTCAAAATTACCGACCTCGACCCGTTGAAATACGCCCTGCTGTTCGAACGTTTCTTAAACCCCGAACGCGTTTCCATGCCCGACTTCGATATTGACTTCTGCCAAAGCAACCGTGGCCGTGTGATTGAATATGTGCGCGGAAAATATGGTGCCGATGCGGTCAGCCAGATTGTGACTTTCGGCACCATGTCGTCTAAAGCCGTTATCCGTGATGTCGGCCGCGTATTGGAGCTGCCGTTCGGCTTGTGTGACCGTCTGTCGAAACTGATTCCGTTGGAAGCCAACCGTCCCGTCAGCCTAGATAAAGCCATGGAAATGGAGCCGGAAATCAAGCAATTGATTGATGATGAAGACGCCGGCGAATTGATTGAATTGGCCAAAAAACTCGAAGACCTGACCCGTGGTTTGGGTATGCATGCGGGCGGCGTATTGATTGCCCCCGGCAAAATTTCGGATTTCAGCCCTGTTTATCAGGCCGATGAATCCGCTTCGCCCGTATCGATGTATGACAAAGGCGATGTGGAAGACGTGGGGCTGGTGAAGTTCGACTTTTTGGGCTTGCGCAACCTCACCATTATCGAAATGGCGCAAAACTTTATCAAACAAACCACCGGCGAAACGGTGGATGTCGGCAAAATCACCTTAGACGACCCCGCCGCCTATAAAATCTTTTCCACCGCCAACACCACCGCCGTTTTCCAGTTTGAATCGACCGGTATGAAAAAAATGCTGCAAAAGGCCAAACCTACCAAGTTTGAAGAGATTATTGCCTTTGTGTCGCTCTACCGCCCCGGCCCGATGGATCTGATTCCCGACTTTATCGACCGCATGCACGGCGCTAAATTCGAATATCTGCACCCGCTTTTGAGCGAAGTGTTGGCGCCGACCTACGGCATTATGGTTTATCAGGAACAAGTGATGCAGTCGGCGCAGGTTGTCGGCGGCTACTCACTCGGCGGCGCCGACTTATTACGCCGTGCCATGGGTAAGAAAAAACCGGAAGAAATGGCCAAACACCGTGAGATTTTTGCCGAAGGCGCTCAAAAACAAGGCATTTCCAAAGCCAAAGCCGATGAAATTTTCGACTATATGGAAAAATTTGCCGGCTACGGCTTCAATAAATCACATGCCGCCGCCTATTCGCTGGTTGCCTATCAGACCGCATGGCTCAAAGCGCACTACCCCGCCGAATTTATGGCCGCTACCATGTCGTCCGAGCTGGATAATACCGACCAGCTCAAGCATTTCTACGATGACGCCCGCGCCAACGGCATTACCTTTTTAGCACCCGATATCAACGAATCCGACTACCTGTTTACTCCCGACAACCAACGCCGCATCCGCTATGCGCTCGGTGCGGTAAAAGGCGTCGGCGAAGGCGCGGTAGAGGCCATTGTCGAAGCCCGCAATACGGGCGGCGCATTTAAAGACTTGCTCGATTTCTGCGAACGGGTCGATAGAGGCCATCTGAACAAGCGCACCGTCGAATCGCTGGTACGCGCCGGTGCATTCGACACCCTCAACCCCAACCGCGCCATGCTGTTGGCCAATATTGATCTGGCTATCCACAATGCCGAACAGAAAACCGCCAATGCCAATCAGGGCGGATTGTTTGATTTTATCGAAGATGCCATCGAGCCGGTTCAAATGGAAGCCGTACCTGAATGGAGCGAATCGGAAAAACTGGCCGAAGAAAAACAAGTATTGGGTTTCTACTTTTCCGGCCACCCGTTCGGCCCTTATGCCGAAGAAGTCCGCCAAATCGCCCCAACCCGTTTAAGCCGTCTGAAACCGCAAGACAATGTGCGGGTTGCCGGCTTCACCACCGCCGTACGCACCATGATGGGTAAACGCGGCAAAATCGCTTTTGCCACCCTTGAAGACCAAAATGGCCAAGTCGAAGTAATGATCAGCGGCCATGTATTGGAAGAAAGCGCAGGCCGTCTGAAAGCCGACCAAGTGCTGATTATGGAATGCAAGGTCAGCCGCGACGATTATAACGGCGGCGATGCCCTACGCATTATGGCCAATCAGGTGATGACTCTACAATCCGCCCGCGAACGCTACGCCCGCAGCCTAAGCCTAAACTTAGGTCCCGACCACGACATCACACAACTGGCGGCACTTTTAAACGAACACCACCTGCCCGATACCGGACACATACCGATACGGCTGTCTTACAGCAATCATGCTGCCAGCGGTGATTTGAAAATTTCGCCAAAATGGACGGTAACACCGAGCGCGGCATTGTTCGACAGCTTAGAAAGCTTACTTGGCGGCCGTTCTGTTAGGGTGAATTGGTAG